Within the Mumia flava genome, the region AGGCGCTTCGCGGCCACCACGTAGATGTTGCCCGGTCCGGTCACGAGGTCGACGGGGTCGCACGGGCCCGCGCCGTAGGCGAACATCGCGACCGCCTGCGCCCCTCCGACCGCGTAGACCTCGTCGATCCCCAGCAGCGCACAGGCCGCCAGCACCGTCGGGTGCACGGCACCGCCGAGATCGCGCTGCGGCGGCGATGCCAGCGCCAGGGATCCGACCCCGGCGACCTGCGCCGGCACGGCGTTCATCACCACGCTGGAGACCAGCGGCGCGAGTCCGCCCGGGACGTACAGCCCCACCCGGTCGACCGGGACGACGCGACGCTCGACCTGCGCCCCGGGGGCCGGCTCGGTCGTCACGTCCCGCTCCAGCTCCGCCTCGCACGTCAGCCGCAGTCGACGGATCGACTCGACCAGTGCGTGGTGCACGGCCGGGTCCAGGCTCTCCAGCGCCGCGGCGATCTCGTCGCGCGGCACCGCGATCCGGTCGCGCTCGACCCCGTCGAATCGAGCAGTCGCCTCCAGCACCGCGGCCTCGCCACGATGACGCACGTCCTCGCACACCGGTCGTACGGTCTCCAGCGCTGCCTCGACGTCGAACGGCGCCCGCGGCACCAGCGCGCGGTAGCGCGCCGCCGAGGTCGCGGCCGGGGTGTCCCGGAGGTCGATGAGACGGATCATGGTCCCAAGTCTACGGAGACGCGCCTGTGCGACCGGCCACGTCCGCGCTCCGGGCACGGTGCGGATCGCTAGTGTGGCTCGCGTGGAGCGAGAGATCCCGATGTTTCCCTTGAGCAGCGTCGTGCTGCCCGGGCAGACGATCGCGCTGCACATCTTCGAGGACCGCTACCGCGAGCTCGTGACCCATCTGCTGAGGCTGCCCGAGACCCAGCGGCGCTTCGGGATCGTCTCGATCCGGGAGGGGTACGAGGTCGGCGACGCCGGCGTCCAGTCGATCCACCGGGTCGGTGTCGAGGTCCGGCTGACCGACGTCACCGAGCACGAGGACGGGCGCTACGACGTCACGGTCGAGGCCGGGTCGCGGATCCGCCTCGACGCCGGCGTGACCAGCGAGTCGTTCATGTGGGGTCACGTCACCGAGCTCGACGAGCCGGTCGGCGACGACGCCGACCTCGAGGCCGACCGGGCGCACGCGATCTTCGACGCCTACCGCACCGAGCTGAACCGCTTCCGCCTCGACGCGTCGGTGGAGGCACTCCCGAACGACCCCGTCGAGCTCTCGTACGTGCTCGCGTCGAGCGCGGTGCTCACCCTCCCCGACCGCCAGGAGCTGCTCGAGGCCGACGACGCCGCCTCGAGGCTGCGCTCCTACCGCGCCCTGGTGCGCGACGAGATCGCCGCGATGCGGGCGGTCCCGAGCCTGCCGGCCGTCGACGTCGCCCGGACGTCCTGGTCACCGAACTGACCCCGAACCCGACCGGACGGACACCGATGGCGAAGCGCAAGAACCGGGGCGCCGGCACGGGTACGCCCGCGACGGCCCTGCTCGAGTCGTCCGGGGCGACGTGGACCGCGCACCCCTACGAGCACGACCCGCGGGCGGCGTCGTACGGGCTGGAGGCGGCGCAGGCGCTGGGCGTCGCGGTGTCCCGGGTCTACAAGACGCTGCTCGCCGACTGCGACGGCGAGCTGACGGTCGCGGTCGTGCCCGTCGACCGCCAGCTCGACCTCAAGGCCCTCGCACGCGCCGTCGGCGCGAAACGGGCCGCGATGGCCGAGCCGGCGCGGGCCGAGCGCTCCACGGGCTACGTCGTCGGCGGCATCAGCCCGCTCGGCCAGCGCACCGCGTTACGGACCGTGGTCGACGACTCCGTGGGGGCGTGGCCGACGATCTTCGTCTCCGGCGGCCGCCGCGGTCTCGACATCGAGCTGACGCCGCAGGTGCTGATCGAGCTCACCGCGGCGGGGTCCGCACCGATCGCCCGCTGACGGCCGGCCGAGTCCGCTGCACGGCCGGCACCGGTCGTACGGCGGGCTCGGGCCGGGTCAGCCGGCACGCTCAGCCGGGCTGAGCCTCGGTCAGACCCGACGGCTTCGCCGGGTCCCAGCGGAGCACGGCGCCGACCCCGTCGAGCAGCGCCTCGGCGCCGTCGTAGGCGATCGTGATGCCGGCGTCCTGCGCCGCGGCGGCCGTACCGAGCGCGAGGTCGGCGCGGCGCGCGTGCGCGTCGCCCGACGACAGCTGTCGGATCTCGTCACGGTGCATCGACAGCTCCAGGGGCTTCTCCCCCATCCACAGCTTGATCTCGGCGAGCGTGCTCACGGGACCGATCGCCTCGTCGGACACCACGAGCTCCTCGACCTGCGCCTTGCGCAGCGCATCGACCACCCGTGCGAGGCCGGTCACCGCCAGCCCGTTGCGGCCGACCTCGGCGGAGAAACGATCGAGCACCAGGCCTCTCCGCCGCTCGCGGAAGGCCTCGAGGACCTCGTCGACCCGCGCCTCGAACGTGCCGTTGACGTCGTTGTTGCGCGCCCCGCCCGGAACCTGCTCGGCCACCTCGCGGGCAGCCGCGCCCAGCGCACCCTGGACCAGGGCGACCGCACGGACGTCGCCGGTCAGCACCAGCAGGTCGGGGCGACGCTCGAGGACGATCCGGTCGAGATCGGCCGCGACCGTCTCGGCGTTGCGCTCCCACGAGTCCTCGACCCGGCTCTCGATCCGCTTGTGCGACAGCCCGCCACCGCGGATCTTGTTCAGGACGTCGTGCGCACCGTCCACGCTCTCACGGTGGGGAGACCCGCCCACGGCGCCGGAGGTCGAGTCGTACAGCACCAGGTCCGCGCCGGTCCGGTCGATCTCGGCGAGGAGATACCGGACGGTGTCGTCGGCCTCGCGAGCGAGGGCGAACACGTCGGGGCCCATCGTCAGCACGGCCTCGTCCTTGCGCGGCGGGGCCAGAAGCAGCCGGTCCATGAGGACCTCGTCCTCGGATGCCACCACCAGGCGGCCGTGCGGCCCGCCGGCCCGCGTCGGGCGCAGCACCTGTTCCTCCAGGACACCGGAGAACGCGGCCCCCGGCCCCTGGTCGTCGAGCGACCGCCGCAGCTCCGACCATCGCATCGCGACGGCCCGGTCACCGCTCTCGGTGTCCCGACTGGCGTCCATCACCACGGTTGCGAGCATTCGATCCGTCGGAAGCTGCTCGGTGAGCCACTGAAAGTGCACGCTCCGCCCCTCTCTCCACGGTTGCAGACCACGGCCGCGGCCGGTCGAGGTTCACGGGCACGAGCGCCCCCGCGTCCTCGTCACTCCGGCGCTGCCCATGGTCCAGCGTGCCTCAGCCTCGGCCCGGATGCCACCGGCGGCGTCAGCGCGGGAGCGGCGGGTCGGTCTCCGTGGGAGCACCGCTCCCCTGCGGCGCACGACCGGGCCCCTGGGCCTCGGCCGACGCGGCCGGATCGACCGGCTCGTCGCGGGGCAGCAGGAAGGTCCAGACCACCATCGCGACCGCGAGTGCCGCCACCGGCCAGACCAGCAGCACGCCCCAGGCATCGACGGCGAGCCGGTCGGCGACGGTGTCGCCGACCGCCGCCGACGTCGCCGCTGCCTCCGGGTCACCCGGGCCCAGCGCGATCCCGGTCAGGGCCGAGACGGCCGCACCCACGGTGCCCGCGACCGCGAGCCACACCACGGTGGCGGCCCCCGCGCGGGGCCCGGTCCGCAGGCACACCACCGACGCGGTCAGCGCAGACGCCACGACAGCGACCGCCGCGTACGTGACGACGACGCCGAAGCGCGCCGAGGCCGCCTCCTCGCCCGCCTGGAGACCGGTGGGGCCGTCGTCGCCGCCGACGACGGTGAACTGGACCGGGTCGGCCAGCCAGGCCCACAGCACGCCCGCGAGAATCCCCGCGAGGACGTAGGCCAGCAACACGGCGGCGACACGTCGTCCTGCGCGTGAGTCGTCCGGTCGGTCGGCCATCGCACCATCATCGCGCGCGTCACCCGGCGCGAACACCGCGCCCCCGACCGACGTCACGACGCGAGGCAGCCCGGCCCCAGGAGCGCCTTGAGATCGGCGATCAGCGAGGACGACGGGCTCACCCGCAGGCGGGCGTCCAACCGCATCACCTTGGTGCTGCGGTTGCCGACCAGCCGCAGGTGCACCTCGGTCGCACCGGGATGGCTCGCCAGCACGTCACGCAGCTGCTCGACGACACCGGCGGTGCAGCGCGACGTCGGCACCGAGATCACGACCGGCCCCTCCGTCCCGACGGACAGGTCGGCGGCGCTCACCTCGGTCGCACTGATCTCAGGGGTGTCCTCCTTGCGGCGCAACCGGCCCTTCACGACGACCACGGCGTCCTCGACCAGCAGATGGCCCGACAACGTGTAGACCGACGGGAAGAGCATCACGTTGATCGCACCCTCGAGGTCCTCGACGGTCACGATCGCCCACGGATCACCCTTCTTCGTCAGCTTGCGCTGGATCCCCGTGACCAGCCCGGCCACGGTCACGTTGCTGTTGTCCGGGCGCTCCTCGTCGGCGATCACCTCGCCGATCGTGCAGTCGCTGACCGCACGCAGCACGTGCTCGAGTCCGAACAACGGGTGGTCGGAGACGTACAGACCGAGCATCTCGCGCTCGTGCGCCAGCAGCGTCGTCTTGTCCCACTCCTCGACGTCGGGCACCGCGACGCTCGCGCCGGCGAAGCCCGCAGCCTGGTCGTCGAGACCCGCGAACAGCGAGTCCTGACCGATCGCTGCGTTGCGCTTGATGTCGACGTACTGGTCGACGGCGTCCTCGTGGACCGTCACCAGCGCGCGCCGGAAGTGCTTCAGCGAGTCGAAGGCGCCGGCCTTGATCAGGGACTCGATCACCCGCTTGTTGCAGACGACCGGCGGCACCTTCTCCATGAAGTCGGAGAAGTCGGCGTAGGCGCCCTCGGCCTCGCGGGCGGCCGTGATGGCATCGACGACGTTGTGGCCGACGTTGCGGATCGCCGACAGGCCGAACCGGATGTCGTTGTCGACCGCGGTGAAGTTGGCCTCCGAGTCGTTGACGTCGGGCGGGAGCACCTTGATGCCCATCCGGCGGCACTCGTTCAGGTAGATCGCGGACTTGTCCTTGTCGCCGCGGACGCTGGTCAGGAGGGCCGCCATGTACTCGGCCGGGTAGTGCGCCTTGAGGTAGGCCGTCCAGTAGGACACCACGCCGTACGCCGCCGAGTGCGCCTTGTTGAACGCGTAGTCGGAGAACGGCAGCAGGATGTCCCACAGCGTCTTCACGGCCGCGGGCGAGTAGCCGTTCGCCTTCATCCCGGCTTCGAAGTTCTCGTACTCGGCGTCGAGAACCTCCTTCTTCTTCTTGCCCATCGCGCGCCGGAGCAGGTCGGCTTGGCCGAGGGAGTAGCCGGCGAGCTTCTGCGCGATCGCCATGACCTGCTCCTGATAGATGATCAGGCCGTAGCTGGTCGACAGGATCTCCTCGAGCGGCTCGGCCAGCTCGGGGTGGATCGGCGTGATCTCCTGGCGGCCGATCTTGCGCAGGGCGTAGTTCGTGTGGGAGTCCGCGCCCATCGGGCCCGGGCGGTACAGGGCGATCAGCGCCGAGATGTCCTCGAAGTTGTCGGGCTTCATCAGGCGCAGCAGCGCCCGCATCGGCCCGCCGTCGAGCTGGAACACCCCGAGTGAGTCGCCGCGCGACAGCAAGGCGTACGCGTCCGGGTCGTCCAGACCCAGGTCCTCCAGGACGACCTGCTCGCCGCGGTTGTTCGCGATGTTCTCGAGCGCGTCGTCGAGCACGGTGAGGTTGCGAAGCCCCAGGAAGTCCATCTTGACCAGCCCGAGCGTCTCGCACGTCGGGTAGTCGAACTGGGTGATGATCGCGCCGTCCTGCTCGCGCTTCATCACCGGGACGATGTCGAGCAGCGGCTCGCTCGACATGATGATCCCGGCCGCGTGCACCCCCCACTGCCGCTTCAGGCCCTCCAGGCCCTCGGCGGTGTCGACGACCTTCTTCGCGTCCGGGTCGGAGTCGTACAGCGCACGGAACTCGCCGCCCTCGCTGTAGCGGTTGTGGGTCTCGTCGAAGATCTGCTTGAGCGGGACGTCCTTGCCCATCACCGCCGGCGGCATCGCCTTGGTGATCCGCTCCCCCATGGAGAACGGGTATCCCAGCACGCGGGAGGCGTCCTTGACGGCCTGCTTGGCCTTGATCGTGCCGTAGGTGACGATCATCGCCACCCGGTCGTCGCCGTACTTCTCGGTGACGTAGCGGATCACCTCACCGCGCCGGCGCTCGTCGAAGTCGACGTCGAAGTCCGGCATCGACTTGCGCTCGGGGTTGAGGAACCGCTCGAAGATCAGGCCGTGCGGGATCGGGTCCAGGTCGGTGATCCGCATCGCGTACGCGCACATCGAGCCTGCACCGGACCCGCGCCCCGGGCCGACCCGGATGCCCTGCTCCTTGGCCCAGTTGATGAAGTCGGCGACGACCAGGAAGTAGCCCGGGTAGCCCTTGCCGATGATGACCTCGGTCTCGTACTCGGCCTGCTTGCGGGCGTAGTCCGGGACCCCCTCGGGGTAGCGGGCCTGGAGTCCGCGCTCGACCTCCTTGATGAACCAGGAGGTCTCGCTCTCGCCCTCGGGCACCGGGTACCGGGGCATGAAGCGGCCCTCGCCCTCGGTGAACTCGACGTTGCACCGCTCGGCGATCAGCAGCGTGCTGTCGCACGCCTCCCGCAGGCCCGCCTGGTCCTCCCAGATCGCCCGCATCTCCTGCGGCGACTTGATGTAGTAGCCGTCCCCGTCGAACTTGAAGCGCGTCGGGTCCTGCAGCGTCTTGCCCGACTGGACGCACAGCAGCGCGCCGTGCGCGGTCGCGTCCTCAGGGTGGGTGTAGTGCGAGTCGTTGGTCGCGACGAGCCTCAGATCGAGGTCCTTGGCGAGGCGGAGCAGGCCGTCGCGGACGCGATTCTCGATCGACAGGCCGTGGTCCATCAGCTCGACGAAGAAGTTGTCCTTGCCGAAGATGTCGCGGAACTCCGCGGCCGACGCACGCGCCTTGTCGTAGTCGCCGATCCGTAGCCAGGTCTGCACCTCGCCGGACGGGCAGCCCGTGGTCGCGATCAGGCCCTCGGCGTACTCGGCCAGCAGCTCGCGGTCCGCACGAGGCTTGTAGAAGAACCCCTCCAGCGACGAGCGCGACGACAGCCGGAAGAGGTTGTGCATCCCCGTGGTCGACTCGGCCAGCAGCGTCATG harbors:
- the hisD gene encoding histidinol dehydrogenase, with product MIRLIDLRDTPAATSAARYRALVPRAPFDVEAALETVRPVCEDVRHRGEAAVLEATARFDGVERDRIAVPRDEIAAALESLDPAVHHALVESIRRLRLTCEAELERDVTTEPAPGAQVERRVVPVDRVGLYVPGGLAPLVSSVVMNAVPAQVAGVGSLALASPPQRDLGGAVHPTVLAACALLGIDEVYAVGGAQAVAMFAYGAGPCDPVDLVTGPGNIYVVAAKRLVKGTVGIDAEAGPTEIAILADDTADPAFVAADLISQAEHDPLAAAVLVTESQRLVTAVGHELERQVPAAKHADRIRTSLTSEQSGAVLVRDVDQGLDVVNAYAAEHLEIQTRDAASVAAQVRNAGAVFVGGFAPVSLGDYAAGSNHVLPTAGCACHSSGLSVRSFAKTMQVVHYDAGALAEIGPQVVTLAEAEDLPSHGAAVAVRLDAIAGGREAGS
- a CDS encoding LON peptidase substrate-binding domain-containing protein, coding for MEREIPMFPLSSVVLPGQTIALHIFEDRYRELVTHLLRLPETQRRFGIVSIREGYEVGDAGVQSIHRVGVEVRLTDVTEHEDGRYDVTVEAGSRIRLDAGVTSESFMWGHVTELDEPVGDDADLEADRAHAIFDAYRTELNRFRLDASVEALPNDPVELSYVLASSAVLTLPDRQELLEADDAASRLRSYRALVRDEIAAMRAVPSLPAVDVARTSWSPN
- the ybaK gene encoding Cys-tRNA(Pro) deacylase translates to MAKRKNRGAGTGTPATALLESSGATWTAHPYEHDPRAASYGLEAAQALGVAVSRVYKTLLADCDGELTVAVVPVDRQLDLKALARAVGAKRAAMAEPARAERSTGYVVGGISPLGQRTALRTVVDDSVGAWPTIFVSGGRRGLDIELTPQVLIELTAAGSAPIAR
- a CDS encoding Vms1/Ankzf1 family peptidyl-tRNA hydrolase: MHFQWLTEQLPTDRMLATVVMDASRDTESGDRAVAMRWSELRRSLDDQGPGAAFSGVLEEQVLRPTRAGGPHGRLVVASEDEVLMDRLLLAPPRKDEAVLTMGPDVFALAREADDTVRYLLAEIDRTGADLVLYDSTSGAVGGSPHRESVDGAHDVLNKIRGGGLSHKRIESRVEDSWERNAETVAADLDRIVLERRPDLLVLTGDVRAVALVQGALGAAAREVAEQVPGGARNNDVNGTFEARVDEVLEAFRERRRGLVLDRFSAEVGRNGLAVTGLARVVDALRKAQVEELVVSDEAIGPVSTLAEIKLWMGEKPLELSMHRDEIRQLSSGDAHARRADLALGTAAAAQDAGITIAYDGAEALLDGVGAVLRWDPAKPSGLTEAQPG
- the dnaE gene encoding DNA polymerase III subunit alpha, which encodes MSSRDSFVHLHVHTEYSMLDGAARLSDMFARTADLGMDAIAMTDHGNVFGAYDFYSKARAAGVKPIIGMEAYLTPDTHRGERKRVQWNKGGDDDVSGGGAFTHMTLLAESTTGMHNLFRLSSRSSLEGFFYKPRADRELLAEYAEGLIATTGCPSGEVQTWLRIGDYDKARASAAEFRDIFGKDNFFVELMDHGLSIENRVRDGLLRLAKDLDLRLVATNDSHYTHPEDATAHGALLCVQSGKTLQDPTRFKFDGDGYYIKSPQEMRAIWEDQAGLREACDSTLLIAERCNVEFTEGEGRFMPRYPVPEGESETSWFIKEVERGLQARYPEGVPDYARKQAEYETEVIIGKGYPGYFLVVADFINWAKEQGIRVGPGRGSGAGSMCAYAMRITDLDPIPHGLIFERFLNPERKSMPDFDVDFDERRRGEVIRYVTEKYGDDRVAMIVTYGTIKAKQAVKDASRVLGYPFSMGERITKAMPPAVMGKDVPLKQIFDETHNRYSEGGEFRALYDSDPDAKKVVDTAEGLEGLKRQWGVHAAGIIMSSEPLLDIVPVMKREQDGAIITQFDYPTCETLGLVKMDFLGLRNLTVLDDALENIANNRGEQVVLEDLGLDDPDAYALLSRGDSLGVFQLDGGPMRALLRLMKPDNFEDISALIALYRPGPMGADSHTNYALRKIGRQEITPIHPELAEPLEEILSTSYGLIIYQEQVMAIAQKLAGYSLGQADLLRRAMGKKKKEVLDAEYENFEAGMKANGYSPAAVKTLWDILLPFSDYAFNKAHSAAYGVVSYWTAYLKAHYPAEYMAALLTSVRGDKDKSAIYLNECRRMGIKVLPPDVNDSEANFTAVDNDIRFGLSAIRNVGHNVVDAITAAREAEGAYADFSDFMEKVPPVVCNKRVIESLIKAGAFDSLKHFRRALVTVHEDAVDQYVDIKRNAAIGQDSLFAGLDDQAAGFAGASVAVPDVEEWDKTTLLAHEREMLGLYVSDHPLFGLEHVLRAVSDCTIGEVIADEERPDNSNVTVAGLVTGIQRKLTKKGDPWAIVTVEDLEGAINVMLFPSVYTLSGHLLVEDAVVVVKGRLRRKEDTPEISATEVSAADLSVGTEGPVVISVPTSRCTAGVVEQLRDVLASHPGATEVHLRLVGNRSTKVMRLDARLRVSPSSSLIADLKALLGPGCLAS